The following coding sequences are from one Dermacentor andersoni chromosome 5, qqDerAnde1_hic_scaffold, whole genome shotgun sequence window:
- the LOC140218346 gene encoding uncharacterized protein has product MREANLVRLVQAFVIGRIAYVAPFLNFRAFEKKIEGIIRKSIKQALGLPIRTANEKLLALGLHNTLEEIIEAVRISQYERLAGSPTGRKILARLGINYEGQEGIKVDLPRSVRNRLIIPPLPQNMHPIHHKERREKRAEALEKRFKNSKDVLYVDAADYGNGRMALAVVSAETRLIASGTVPTDCSQIGEESAIALAIASTSAKIIVSDSKVAVMNFARGRISPEANRILQTCRDSRKIEIIWAPAHASLAGNEAAHELARGLTFRAGGLAEGFTGRDRLVCYREITQHYRLGRVKYPPADASLNKSQASTWRRLQTNSFPSPVSCSLYYPGQYSSQCKLCKARANLNHILWECPQAPSEGRIKSLEQWETLLLSSDPEIQLKTVQLAETAARVQGLLAVV; this is encoded by the coding sequence ATGAGAGAAGCGAATCTAGTTAGGCTAGTCCAGGCCTTTGTGATAGGTAGAATAGCGTATGTGGCTCCCTTCCTCAATTTTAGGGCATTCGAGAAGAAGATTGAGGGCATCATACGTAAAAGTATAAAACAGGCGCTGGGGCTTCCCATCcgcactgcaaatgaaaagcttttagctctagggctccacaacactcttgaggagattattgaagcagtgaggatctcgcagtatgagagacttgcgggaagccctacgggcaggaaaatcctagctaggctgggcataaactatgaggggcaagaaggcatcaaagtcgacctgccgcgaagcgtgcggaatcgactaataatcccaccactacctcaaaacatgcacccaatCCATCACAAGGAACGCAGAGAGAAACGGGCGGAGGCTCTTGAGAAGCGTTTCAAAAACTCGAAGGACGTGCTCTACGTTGATGCTGCAGACTATGGCAACGGCCGCATGGCGCTAGCTGTAGTGAGCGCTGAAACTAGattgatagccagtggcacagttccaacggattgctctcagattggagaagaatctgccatagcacttgcaattgcaagtacttcagccaaaattatagtcagcgactctaaggttgcggtgatgaactttgccagaggcagaatttctcccgaggctaacagaatcctgcagacctgcagagatagcaggaaaattgaaataatctgggcacctgcgcacgcctccctcgctgggaacgaggcggcccacgaattagctcgaggacttacattccgagctggtgggctagccgaaggcttcacggGGCGAGACCGCTTAGTGTGCtacagagagatcacacaacactacagactagggcgggttaaatatcctccggctgatgcatccttaaacaagagccaggcctccacttggcgtcgcctgcaaaccaactcgtttccaagcccggtgtcgtgcagcctctactacccgggtcagtactccagccagtgtaagctatgtaaagccagggctaatcttaatcacattctgtgggaatgcccacaggctccctctgagggaagGATAAAGTCTTTAGAgcaatgggagaccttattactcagctccgatccggagattcaactgaagaccgtccaactggccgaaaccgccgctagggtccaaggactcctggccgtcgtctag